In Blastopirellula sp. J2-11, a single genomic region encodes these proteins:
- a CDS encoding ArsR/SmtB family transcription factor, translating into MSLAQDYAFSSLSDRPATPQTARTFQPNENGSVPVEAPAATATIGPDPLNDATAKDLVQLFKLLADETRLRILCFLLQEKELNVRTLCELLGQSQPAVSHHLALMRVAGLVDSRRDGKHNFYRILPDRVGELMEQLFQHTPGVDNSELRVQEHCVRYFTMGT; encoded by the coding sequence ATGTCGCTAGCGCAAGATTACGCGTTCAGCTCACTCTCGGATCGCCCCGCGACGCCTCAAACTGCTCGAACTTTTCAGCCGAACGAAAATGGAAGCGTTCCGGTCGAAGCTCCAGCAGCAACGGCGACGATTGGTCCCGATCCCTTGAATGACGCTACGGCGAAAGATCTCGTCCAGTTGTTCAAGTTGTTGGCCGACGAAACTCGGCTGCGAATTCTTTGCTTTTTGTTGCAAGAGAAAGAATTGAACGTTCGCACGCTGTGCGAACTGCTCGGACAAAGCCAACCGGCGGTCAGCCACCACTTGGCGCTCATGCGCGTCGCTGGATTGGTCGATTCGCGCCGTGACGGCAAGCACAACTTCTATCGAATTTTGCCAGACCGCGTCGGCGAATTGATGGAACAGTTGTTCCAGCACACCCCCGGCGTCGACAATAGCGAACTGCGCGTGCAAGAGCATTGCGTACGCTATTTCACAATGGGGACGTAG
- a CDS encoding peptide ABC transporter substrate-binding protein has protein sequence MEEGSVFEVDVKPTKEGKIDWDAPGKTQKFIRLSELDAVRNAIATEDPQVQPVNFLTIHFDEVGIKAADDHTLVVTLNNPTPYFLDLVAFYPMHPVNRTCIETYGYPGWTKPENIVSNGPFTLEFRRIRDRIRLRKNPQYWDAEHVKLNIIDVLAVQSDTTVLNMYMNGQIDWGITVPTPALPALLKRDAEKPTGSLPDMRIAPMLTTYFYRVNTTKPPLDNPKVRRAINLAINKQEIVDYITKAGQIPATSYVPPGLAGYGGGHSGEFNPAEAQRLLAEAGYPGGKGLPKVQILYNTHEGHKDIASVVQQQLKKNLQIDVELRNLEWSVFLASSRNLEFDIARAGWIADYPDPNTFLDMFVTDGENNQTGWSNAEYDRLIHDSQSEADPVKRLEMLSQAEQILMDEMPILPIYYYVSLNIVRPYVKNFYPNIQDLHPLHILEIDKAEKQRIFEAEGLR, from the coding sequence ATGGAAGAGGGGTCGGTTTTTGAAGTCGACGTCAAACCGACGAAAGAGGGGAAGATCGACTGGGACGCGCCCGGCAAAACACAGAAGTTCATCCGCCTTTCCGAATTGGACGCCGTTCGCAACGCAATCGCGACCGAGGACCCTCAGGTCCAGCCGGTCAACTTCCTCACGATTCACTTTGACGAAGTCGGCATCAAAGCGGCGGACGATCATACGCTGGTCGTCACGCTCAACAATCCAACGCCTTATTTTCTCGATCTAGTCGCGTTCTATCCGATGCACCCCGTGAATCGAACCTGCATCGAGACGTACGGCTATCCAGGGTGGACCAAGCCGGAGAACATCGTCTCGAACGGACCTTTTACGCTTGAGTTTCGCCGGATTCGTGATCGCATTCGACTTCGTAAAAACCCACAGTATTGGGACGCCGAACACGTCAAGCTAAACATCATCGACGTGCTGGCGGTGCAGTCCGATACGACCGTCTTGAACATGTATATGAACGGCCAAATTGACTGGGGAATCACCGTGCCGACCCCTGCTCTGCCGGCATTGCTGAAAAGAGACGCTGAAAAACCGACAGGCTCGCTGCCTGACATGCGGATCGCTCCGATGCTGACCACCTACTTCTATCGGGTGAACACGACCAAGCCGCCGCTCGACAATCCCAAAGTCCGTCGCGCGATTAACCTGGCGATCAACAAGCAAGAGATCGTCGATTACATCACCAAGGCAGGCCAAATTCCGGCGACAAGTTACGTTCCGCCAGGATTAGCTGGTTACGGTGGTGGACACTCTGGCGAATTCAATCCGGCCGAAGCGCAACGCCTGCTCGCCGAAGCAGGCTATCCCGGCGGCAAGGGACTTCCCAAAGTTCAGATTTTGTACAACACGCACGAAGGACACAAAGACATTGCATCGGTCGTGCAGCAGCAATTGAAAAAGAATCTGCAAATCGACGTCGAGTTGCGCAACCTGGAATGGAGCGTTTTCCTCGCTTCGTCGCGAAACTTGGAATTTGACATCGCTCGCGCCGGGTGGATCGCCGACTATCCCGACCCCAATACATTTCTCGACATGTTTGTCACCGATGGCGAAAACAACCAGACAGGCTGGAGCAACGCCGAGTATGATCGACTCATCCACGATTCGCAGTCCGAGGCAGATCCGGTCAAACGGCTGGAAATGCTTAGCCAAGCCGAGCAAATCTTGATGGACGAAATGCCGATCTTGCCGATCTACTACTACGTATCGCTGAATATCGTCCGCCCTTACGTCAAAAATTTTTATCCCAACATTCAGGATTTACATCCCTTGCACATCTTGGAAATCGACAAGGCGGAGAAACAACGCATTTTTGAGGCGGAGGGTCTCCGTTGA
- a CDS encoding ABC transporter permease translates to MIRFLIRRAVWIVITLWLVYTLSFFLMLAVPGGPMSGERAYPPEIEKMRKDRFHLNDPWPVQYWYYLSNACRGDFLSSQVLNDYEVSEIISQGFPISATLGVLAMSMALILGLSAGIIAALWRNSLLDVFFRSLATIGIAVPNFILAGLAIMIFVFQLKWFPAAGWGKPIDMVLPSLCLAAPFAAYISRLTRTGMLDVLGQDYIRTAYAKGLMPSTVVLKHAVRGALLPVVSYLGPAVAGILTGSLVIERIFFLPGLGTHFIEAVTQRDYTTSLGIVMVSTALVLVMNTLVDVSYQLLDPRIKLK, encoded by the coding sequence TTGATTCGCTTTCTCATCCGGCGAGCCGTGTGGATCGTGATCACGCTCTGGCTCGTCTACACGCTCAGTTTCTTCCTCATGTTGGCGGTCCCCGGCGGGCCGATGTCAGGCGAGCGCGCCTATCCGCCAGAGATCGAAAAGATGCGCAAGGATCGCTTTCATCTGAATGATCCTTGGCCGGTGCAGTATTGGTACTACCTAAGCAACGCGTGTCGCGGCGACTTCCTGTCGAGTCAGGTGCTCAACGACTACGAAGTGAGCGAGATCATCTCGCAAGGCTTTCCGATCAGCGCCACGCTGGGCGTATTGGCGATGTCGATGGCGCTGATTCTGGGTCTCTCGGCCGGAATTATCGCCGCACTCTGGCGCAACTCATTGTTGGATGTTTTCTTCCGCTCGCTCGCGACCATTGGGATCGCGGTCCCCAATTTTATCTTGGCGGGCCTGGCGATCATGATCTTCGTCTTTCAATTGAAATGGTTCCCAGCCGCCGGCTGGGGCAAGCCGATCGACATGGTGCTTCCCTCGTTGTGCCTGGCGGCGCCGTTCGCCGCTTACATTTCGCGTCTGACGCGAACCGGCATGCTCGACGTGTTGGGGCAAGATTACATTCGCACCGCCTACGCCAAAGGCTTGATGCCTAGCACCGTCGTGCTCAAACATGCGGTTCGCGGCGCGCTTTTGCCGGTCGTTTCGTATCTGGGTCCTGCGGTCGCCGGCATTTTGACCGGTTCGCTGGTGATCGAACGGATTTTCTTTCTGCCGGGGCTGGGAACGCACTTTATTGAAGCGGTGACCCAGCGCGATTACACCACGTCGCTCGGCATTGTCATGGTCTCGACGGCGCTGGTGTTGGTCATGAACACGTTGGTCGACGTCTCGTACCAATTGCTCGATCCGCGTATCAAACTGAAATAG
- a CDS encoding ABC transporter permease — translation MLRDADAIQGVSLWQDAWRRLRRNWVAMGSLTFLILLSVAAVLTPLFPLQSPVEQHLRDRSFAAPNRQSVQLGLVGLDEEQRSIAIKTLWNDPSAFDEALIRTRLSIFGDWAVPSLCGSDHLGRDMLSRLFWGARVSLIVGVVATFVSLIIGVSYGAISGFAGGHIDDAMMRVVDILYSIPFIFIVIFVVMVISEPTIKGPLESFGVNRLVAFYFLIGAIYWLTMARVVRGQIISLKNEQFVDAARTIGADSARIVFVHLVPNVLGVVIVYLTLTIPSVMLFEAFLSFLGIGVEEPNVSWGLLANEGLKVITPIRIYWWLIVFPAAALASTLYSLNFLGDGLRDALDPRMKNR, via the coding sequence ATGCTGCGCGATGCGGACGCGATCCAGGGCGTTTCGCTCTGGCAAGACGCCTGGCGTCGCCTTCGCCGCAACTGGGTCGCGATGGGGTCGCTGACCTTTCTGATCTTGCTCAGCGTCGCGGCCGTTTTGACGCCGCTCTTTCCGCTGCAATCTCCGGTCGAACAGCATCTGCGCGATCGTTCGTTCGCCGCGCCAAATCGGCAATCGGTCCAGCTAGGATTGGTCGGGCTGGATGAAGAACAGCGCAGTATCGCGATCAAGACGCTCTGGAATGATCCCAGCGCCTTTGATGAAGCCCTGATCCGCACGCGCTTATCCATTTTCGGCGATTGGGCGGTTCCCAGCTTGTGCGGCTCCGACCACCTTGGCCGCGATATGCTCTCGCGACTTTTCTGGGGGGCGCGCGTTTCGCTAATCGTCGGCGTGGTCGCGACCTTCGTTTCGCTTATCATCGGCGTCAGCTATGGAGCGATCTCCGGCTTCGCCGGCGGTCATATTGACGACGCGATGATGCGAGTGGTCGATATCCTCTATTCGATCCCGTTTATCTTCATTGTGATTTTTGTCGTCATGGTGATCAGCGAGCCGACGATCAAAGGCCCGCTTGAGAGTTTCGGCGTCAATCGTCTGGTCGCGTTTTACTTTCTGATCGGCGCGATTTATTGGCTGACGATGGCCCGCGTCGTCCGGGGACAAATCATCAGCTTGAAGAACGAACAATTTGTCGACGCCGCTCGCACCATCGGCGCCGACTCGGCTCGCATCGTCTTCGTTCACTTGGTGCCCAACGTCCTGGGCGTGGTGATCGTCTACCTGACGCTGACAATTCCATCGGTGATGCTCTTCGAGGCGTTCCTTTCGTTCCTGGGGATCGGCGTGGAAGAGCCGAACGTCTCGTGGGGGCTGCTCGCCAACGAAGGGCTGAAAGTGATCACGCCGATTCGGATCTATTGGTGGTTGATCGTCTTTCCGGCGGCCGCACTAGCTTCGACCCTGTACTCGCTCAACTTTCTCGGGGACGGACTTCGCGACGCTCTCGATCCTCGCATGAAGAATCGCTAA
- a CDS encoding ABC transporter ATP-binding protein has protein sequence MTSINASNEPLLRVEDLRVEFHTDDGLVTAVRGVDWELRAGETLGVVGESGSGKSVTALALMGLIPQPPGKIVSGRAMYRGQDLLKMPSRALSDIRGNRIAMIFQDPMTALNPFLTVEDQLTEVTRRHMGLTAREATAHAIDMLEKVGIPSASKRVFEYPHQFSGGMRQRVMIAMALSCKPDILIADEPTTALDVTIQAQILELMKELQEQEGTAILMITHDLGVIANIAHRVQVMYAGRVVEKATVDELFANPRHPYTLGLLESAPRVDKLEAELRPIPGQPPDLSKLPGGCSFRPRCPFSIADCSTIDPPLVKSNSDGSYACLVNIDEAPRHDATSQISEELS, from the coding sequence ATGACGTCAATCAACGCCAGCAACGAACCGCTGCTCCGCGTCGAAGATCTCCGCGTCGAGTTTCATACCGATGATGGACTGGTCACCGCCGTACGGGGAGTCGATTGGGAATTGCGCGCCGGCGAAACCTTGGGCGTGGTCGGCGAATCCGGCTCGGGCAAGTCGGTCACCGCGCTGGCCCTGATGGGGTTGATTCCGCAGCCGCCTGGCAAAATTGTCTCGGGTCGCGCGATGTATCGCGGTCAAGATCTGCTGAAGATGCCGTCGCGGGCACTGTCCGACATTCGGGGCAATCGCATCGCGATGATCTTTCAGGATCCGATGACCGCGCTCAATCCGTTTCTGACGGTCGAAGATCAACTGACCGAAGTGACGCGTCGGCACATGGGACTGACCGCACGCGAAGCGACCGCCCATGCGATTGATATGCTCGAAAAGGTCGGCATTCCGTCAGCTAGTAAACGCGTCTTTGAATACCCGCATCAATTCTCCGGCGGGATGCGTCAGCGCGTGATGATCGCGATGGCCCTCTCTTGCAAGCCAGACATCTTGATCGCTGACGAACCGACCACGGCGCTCGACGTGACGATTCAAGCACAGATTTTAGAGTTAATGAAAGAACTGCAAGAGCAGGAAGGAACCGCGATTTTGATGATCACGCACGACCTGGGCGTGATCGCCAACATCGCCCATCGCGTGCAAGTGATGTACGCTGGCCGTGTCGTCGAGAAAGCGACCGTCGACGAACTATTCGCCAACCCGCGTCATCCCTACACGTTGGGTTTGCTCGAATCGGCGCCGCGGGTCGACAAGCTGGAAGCCGAGCTTCGCCCGATTCCGGGTCAACCGCCCGACCTTTCCAAACTTCCGGGAGGTTGCTCGTTCCGTCCACGCTGCCCGTTTAGCATCGCCGACTGCAGCACGATTGATCCGCCGCTTGTGAAATCGAACTCCGACGGCAGTTACGCCTGCCTGGTCAACATTGACGAAGCCCCGCGACACGACGCGACGTCGCAAATCAGCGAGGAACTCTCGTGA
- a CDS encoding oligopeptide/dipeptide ABC transporter ATP-binding protein, giving the protein MKEEIVPAVAASRPLLEVRDMKVHFPFRRGGWFTGESGFVRAVDGISFTLGEGETLGLVGESGCGKSTTAKAILNLTPPTSGEVYIDGHRIDGLTGSAMRPYRRDVQMIFQDPFASLNPRMTVGSTIGEPIKIYRLARGVDRKLEVMRLMELVGLNPRYINRYPHEFSGGQRQRIGIARALAVRPRLILCDEPVSALDVSIQAQVVNLLMDLQQKLGLSYLFIAHDLSVVRHISTRVGVMYLGRIVEMAPAEALYESPQHPYTQALLSAIPVPDPALERTRQRVVLQGEVPSPDKEYPGCPFADRCPIVDDSLCRDHPPQLTGSAHKASCFKVDTSSL; this is encoded by the coding sequence ATGAAAGAAGAGATCGTACCCGCCGTGGCCGCTTCACGCCCGCTCCTGGAAGTGCGCGACATGAAGGTTCACTTCCCCTTTCGTCGCGGCGGCTGGTTCACCGGCGAATCGGGGTTTGTGCGCGCGGTCGATGGAATCAGCTTCACGCTCGGCGAAGGAGAAACGCTCGGCCTGGTCGGTGAATCAGGCTGCGGAAAATCAACCACCGCCAAAGCGATTCTTAATCTGACCCCGCCCACCTCCGGCGAAGTCTACATCGACGGGCATCGGATCGACGGGCTGACCGGCAGCGCGATGCGCCCCTATCGCCGCGACGTGCAGATGATTTTCCAAGATCCATTCGCGTCGCTTAACCCACGCATGACGGTCGGTTCGACCATCGGCGAGCCGATCAAGATTTACCGCTTGGCTCGCGGCGTTGATCGCAAGCTGGAAGTGATGCGGCTGATGGAGCTAGTCGGGCTCAACCCGCGTTACATCAATCGATACCCGCACGAGTTCTCTGGCGGGCAACGTCAGCGAATCGGCATCGCGCGCGCTTTGGCGGTTCGTCCGCGGCTGATCTTGTGCGACGAGCCGGTTTCGGCGCTCGACGTCTCGATCCAAGCGCAGGTCGTAAATCTACTGATGGATCTGCAGCAGAAGCTGGGACTTTCGTATCTGTTTATCGCGCATGATCTGTCGGTGGTGCGGCATATTTCGACCCGCGTCGGCGTGATGTATCTAGGACGCATTGTCGAGATGGCGCCGGCCGAAGCGTTGTATGAGTCGCCGCAGCATCCGTACACGCAAGCGCTGCTCTCGGCGATTCCGGTCCCTGATCCGGCGCTGGAACGGACGCGGCAACGGGTCGTTTTGCAGGGGGAAGTCCCGTCGCCCGACAAAGAGTACCCAGGTTGTCCCTTCGCCGATCGCTGTCCGATTGTCGACGATTCGCTCTGTCGCGACCATCCGCCGCAGCTGACAGGATCGGCACACAAAGCTTCGTGCTTTAAGGTCGACACGAGCTCGCTCTAA
- a CDS encoding M20 family metallopeptidase — translation MRQIIPALLAFWIAVSIPAQAKCEATDAWIEEKLPALLDIYKDLHAHPEVSYEEAVTSKKLTNLLRDSGYEVTTDVGGYGVVAVLKNGDGPALMVRTDMDGLPVTEQTELVYASQEEITTKDGIQTGVMHACGHDVHMTNLIGVAWFMATHRDLWQGTLVLICQPAEERGGGAKAMLEAGLLERFPKPDHALALHVAATLPAGTIGYRAGYAMANVDSVDITVHGRGGHGAYPHATIDPIVQAAELVMSLQTIVSREIKPVDPAVITVGAIHGGAKHNVIGDRCDLKLTVRSYGEKVRAQLREAITRRANAIAQAYNAPEPTLHYSEGTPSLFNDRELAKRMVSVFRKTLGDEQVVPSEPSMGGEDFGRYGLAGVPILMFQLGSVEQKRLDRFAELGQSPPSLHSPKYYPDIEPTLETGLRVMIAGVLDLLQAPPAADQRN, via the coding sequence ATGCGACAAATCATTCCAGCGCTGCTGGCATTTTGGATAGCGGTTTCGATTCCGGCACAGGCCAAATGTGAAGCGACCGATGCTTGGATCGAAGAGAAGCTGCCGGCTTTGCTGGATATCTACAAAGATCTCCATGCGCACCCGGAGGTTTCGTACGAAGAAGCAGTCACCTCGAAAAAGCTGACCAATCTACTGCGCGATTCCGGCTATGAGGTGACAACCGACGTAGGGGGATATGGCGTCGTGGCAGTTCTGAAAAACGGCGACGGCCCGGCCTTGATGGTCCGAACCGACATGGATGGCCTGCCGGTGACGGAACAAACCGAGTTGGTTTATGCGTCACAAGAAGAGATCACCACCAAAGATGGAATCCAGACCGGCGTGATGCATGCTTGTGGTCACGACGTCCACATGACCAACCTGATTGGAGTCGCTTGGTTCATGGCGACCCATCGCGACCTTTGGCAAGGAACGCTGGTCTTGATTTGCCAGCCTGCCGAGGAACGGGGCGGCGGCGCGAAAGCGATGCTGGAAGCCGGTTTGTTGGAACGATTTCCGAAGCCGGATCACGCTTTGGCGCTGCATGTCGCCGCGACGTTGCCGGCCGGCACGATCGGCTATCGGGCCGGGTACGCGATGGCCAACGTTGACAGCGTTGATATTACGGTGCACGGACGCGGCGGACATGGCGCTTATCCCCATGCGACCATCGATCCGATCGTGCAGGCCGCCGAACTGGTGATGTCGCTCCAGACGATTGTCAGTCGCGAAATCAAGCCGGTGGATCCAGCGGTGATTACGGTCGGCGCAATCCATGGAGGCGCCAAGCACAACGTGATCGGCGATCGCTGCGATTTGAAACTGACGGTTCGCAGCTACGGAGAAAAAGTACGTGCGCAATTGCGGGAAGCGATTACGCGTCGAGCCAACGCGATCGCTCAGGCTTACAACGCGCCGGAGCCGACGCTCCACTACTCTGAAGGAACGCCCAGTTTGTTTAACGACCGGGAATTGGCGAAAAGGATGGTGTCGGTCTTTCGTAAAACCTTGGGAGACGAGCAGGTCGTCCCGAGCGAGCCTTCGATGGGGGGGGAAGATTTTGGCCGCTACGGTTTGGCGGGTGTTCCCATTTTGATGTTTCAGCTAGGGTCGGTTGAGCAGAAGCGGTTAGACCGATTCGCCGAATTGGGGCAATCTCCTCCTTCGCTTCATTCGCCGAAATATTATCCGGACATCGAGCCGACCTTAGAAACAGGATTGCGGGTGATGATCGCAGGCGTGCTCGACTTGCTTCAGGCGCCTCCTGCCGCAGATCAGCGCAATTAG
- the rdgB gene encoding RdgB/HAM1 family non-canonical purine NTP pyrophosphatase, with protein MPENRELVLGTHNKKKGAEMAKLLAPLGIELRTLAQTPRAIEVEEDADSFGGNAEKKATEQAIHLGMWVLAEDSGLCVDALAGEPGIYSARFSGLEATDASNNQLLLEKLAGVSDARRTAHYVCCMRLAAPSGEIMAASEGVCCGRIVGQARGSGGFGYDPLFELIEYRRTFGEMGGAVKAMLSHRARASRRLLPQLRQLQISGKWGG; from the coding sequence ATGCCGGAAAATCGAGAGTTGGTGCTGGGGACGCACAACAAAAAGAAAGGCGCCGAGATGGCCAAGCTGCTCGCGCCGCTGGGGATCGAACTGCGAACGCTGGCCCAAACGCCGCGCGCCATCGAAGTCGAGGAAGACGCCGATTCGTTTGGCGGGAATGCCGAGAAGAAAGCGACCGAGCAGGCGATCCATCTGGGCATGTGGGTGCTGGCCGAAGATAGCGGCCTTTGCGTCGATGCGCTGGCCGGCGAGCCGGGAATCTACTCCGCCCGATTTTCGGGGCTGGAAGCGACGGACGCGTCTAACAACCAACTGCTGCTAGAAAAGTTGGCCGGAGTGTCAGACGCCCGCCGCACGGCGCACTACGTTTGTTGTATGCGGCTTGCTGCTCCCAGCGGCGAGATCATGGCGGCCAGTGAGGGTGTTTGCTGCGGCCGAATCGTCGGCCAAGCGCGTGGAAGCGGCGGATTTGGGTATGACCCGCTCTTCGAACTGATCGAATATCGGCGGACGTTCGGAGAGATGGGAGGCGCGGTCAAAGCAATGCTGAGCCACCGAGCGAGAGCTTCCCGCCGACTGCTGCCCCAATTGCGGCAACTGCAGATCTCGGGGAAGTGGGGCGGATAG
- a CDS encoding chemotaxis protein produces the protein MATAVSKEAGILLEAGTNEAEILVFQVGDQNFGVNVAKVKEVLEIGEVTSIPHGHPAIEGLAQIRNEVVTLVNLARFLYGEEEFSRTNSGKDYLLLLEFNSQQLAFRVQSIQRIYRVSWASTKPLPEVAGMNPPVTSIILLDGRLIQILDFESIGNGIGHFGLAESSQQNHVEHISAADCPIVFAEDSRMISEMIQDSLHAAGFSNLRGFTDGEDALHYLRQMATQHDASTIRSAVSVVVTDVEMPRMDGFSLAKQIRSHQVLAELPIVIFSSLVSRDNEKKGRQVGVSCQVAKPRYDELVVKIREAAGIC, from the coding sequence GTGGCGACTGCAGTATCAAAAGAAGCCGGCATTCTGTTGGAAGCAGGCACCAACGAAGCGGAAATTCTCGTCTTTCAAGTTGGAGATCAAAACTTTGGCGTGAATGTCGCCAAAGTGAAGGAAGTGCTGGAAATCGGCGAAGTGACGTCGATTCCGCACGGGCATCCTGCGATCGAAGGTTTGGCGCAGATTCGCAACGAGGTCGTAACGCTGGTGAATCTCGCTCGCTTTCTCTATGGTGAGGAAGAGTTCTCGCGGACAAACAGCGGCAAAGACTATTTGTTGTTGCTCGAATTCAATTCGCAACAGCTTGCGTTTCGCGTGCAAAGCATTCAGCGGATCTATCGCGTTAGTTGGGCGTCGACCAAGCCGCTGCCGGAAGTGGCCGGCATGAATCCTCCCGTCACTAGCATTATCTTGTTGGATGGGCGACTGATTCAGATTCTTGATTTTGAATCAATCGGCAACGGCATCGGGCATTTTGGCCTGGCCGAGTCGAGCCAGCAAAATCATGTGGAGCATATCAGCGCCGCCGATTGTCCGATCGTCTTCGCCGAAGATTCACGCATGATCTCGGAGATGATTCAGGATTCGTTGCACGCAGCGGGCTTCTCGAACCTGCGTGGATTTACCGATGGTGAAGACGCGTTGCATTATCTGCGTCAAATGGCGACTCAGCACGACGCATCGACAATTCGTTCGGCTGTCAGCGTGGTGGTGACCGATGTCGAAATGCCGCGGATGGATGGTTTCAGCCTGGCGAAACAAATTCGCAGCCACCAGGTGCTCGCTGAATTGCCGATTGTCATCTTTTCGTCGCTGGTCTCACGCGATAACGAAAAGAAGGGGCGGCAGGTTGGAGTCTCGTGCCAAGTCGCCAAGCCGCGGTATGACGAGTTGGTCGTGAAGATCCGCGAAGCAGCCGGAATTTGCTAA
- the mtaB gene encoding tRNA (N(6)-L-threonylcarbamoyladenosine(37)-C(2))-methylthiotransferase MtaB: MMTEKALKTVTLGCKVNQYETELVREGLVTAGYRDAITEEPADLCIVNTCTVTNEGDSKSRQVIRRLARDNPDARIVVMGCYATRAPAELAVLPNVVEVVENKREIPDLLGRFGVIDVPTGLSTFGDRHRAFVKVQDGCLLRCTFCIIPTVRPEMYSRSSEEIIAEAARLADNGFREIVLTGIHLGHYGVDQNRGKSKAEWMRLAHLVRSLAQLDGDFRIRMSSIEATEVTRELIEVMGEFPDRVCPHLHISMQSGSDSVLRRMRRRWGAQRFVDRCKLLQTSLDQPAISTDIIVGFPGETEAEFEETCAVSREVGFSKIHIFPFSPRKGTPAAEMPDHIPGDVKSDRRRRLADVEAASRQIYFDSLVGRQLEVLGESSETDESGRALVRGTACRYAPVTFEGAADDVGNLRRVLVKSAQADHLIATLT, encoded by the coding sequence ATGATGACTGAAAAAGCACTGAAAACGGTCACGCTGGGCTGCAAAGTCAACCAGTACGAAACAGAACTTGTCCGCGAAGGTCTGGTGACCGCCGGCTATCGAGATGCGATTACCGAAGAGCCGGCCGATCTCTGTATCGTGAACACTTGCACAGTCACCAACGAAGGGGACTCGAAAAGTCGTCAGGTCATTCGCCGACTGGCGCGCGACAATCCCGACGCACGAATTGTCGTCATGGGATGCTACGCGACCCGGGCTCCAGCAGAGCTGGCCGTGTTGCCAAATGTCGTCGAAGTGGTGGAGAACAAGCGGGAAATTCCCGATTTATTGGGTCGCTTTGGCGTGATCGACGTTCCCACGGGGCTCTCGACTTTCGGCGACCGCCATCGCGCCTTTGTGAAGGTGCAGGATGGATGTCTGCTGCGCTGCACGTTTTGCATCATTCCGACAGTTCGTCCGGAGATGTACAGCCGCTCTAGCGAAGAGATCATCGCCGAAGCCGCTCGTCTGGCCGACAACGGCTTTCGTGAGATCGTCCTGACCGGAATTCATCTGGGGCACTACGGCGTCGATCAAAATCGGGGCAAGTCAAAAGCGGAATGGATGCGTCTAGCGCATCTCGTGCGAAGTTTGGCGCAACTGGACGGCGACTTTCGTATTCGGATGAGCAGTATCGAAGCGACCGAGGTGACCCGTGAGCTGATCGAGGTAATGGGGGAGTTTCCCGATCGCGTTTGCCCTCACTTGCATATCTCGATGCAAAGCGGATCGGACTCAGTGTTACGGCGGATGCGTCGTCGCTGGGGAGCGCAACGATTTGTCGATCGCTGCAAGTTGCTGCAGACCAGTCTGGATCAGCCGGCGATCTCGACCGACATCATCGTCGGCTTCCCCGGCGAAACCGAAGCCGAGTTCGAAGAGACCTGTGCGGTGTCGCGAGAAGTGGGGTTCTCGAAGATTCATATCTTCCCGTTTAGTCCACGCAAGGGAACGCCTGCGGCGGAAATGCCGGATCACATTCCCGGCGACGTGAAATCGGATCGCCGCCGTCGTCTGGCGGACGTCGAAGCGGCGTCTCGACAAATCTATTTTGATTCGCTCGTCGGGCGACAGCTGGAAGTCTTGGGCGAATCGTCCGAGACCGACGAGTCTGGCCGCGCCCTCGTGCGGGGAACCGCGTGCCGCTATGCGCCGGTCACGTTTGAAGGGGCGGCCGATGATGTTGGAAATCTCCGACGAGTTCTTGTGAAGTCGGCCCAGGCGGATCATTTGATCGCGACTTTGACCTGA
- a CDS encoding ATP-dependent Clp protease adaptor ClpS, translated as MGNNESAVADPWEATTVKSKPKNDTKRKKQPRYNVILWNDDDHTYDYVILMMRDLFGHPVEAGFKIAETVDAAGRAVCLTTTREHAELKRDQIHAYGKDELMARSKGSMSATIEPIE; from the coding sequence ATGGGGAACAACGAATCAGCTGTCGCTGACCCTTGGGAAGCGACGACGGTTAAATCAAAACCGAAAAATGACACCAAACGGAAAAAGCAGCCACGTTATAACGTGATTTTGTGGAACGATGACGACCATACGTACGATTACGTCATTTTAATGATGCGTGATTTGTTCGGGCATCCGGTCGAAGCGGGTTTCAAAATCGCCGAAACGGTTGACGCGGCTGGACGAGCCGTCTGTTTGACCACGACGCGAGAACATGCCGAGCTAAAGCGGGACCAGATCCACGCTTACGGCAAGGATGAGCTGATGGCCCGATCCAAAGGGTCGATGTCGGCGACGATTGAACCGATAGAATAG